A genomic window from Microbacterium sp. H1-D42 includes:
- a CDS encoding beta-ketoacyl-ACP synthase III — protein sequence MATLKQATGPAYTRIYSVGAARGENAVPNEDLVGPIDSSDEWIRQRTGIITRARAVPETTVIELSTDAAAEAVQRSGVDPAEIDLVIVATISNPKQTPSVAAIVADRIGANPAAAYDMNAACAGYAYAVAQADALIRAGAARHAVVVGAEKLSDVVDPTDRSISFLLGDGAGAVVVGPSETPGISATVWGSDGSKADLVGMNHTLVDFRDGKAPWPTLRQEGPRVFRWAVWDMAKVAREALEKAGIEASDLAAFIPHQANMRIIEEFAKQLKLPETTVIARDIETTGNTSAASIPLATHRLLEEHPELSGGLALQIGFGAGLVFGAQVVVLP from the coding sequence ATGGCCACGCTGAAGCAGGCAACCGGTCCCGCGTACACCCGCATCTACTCCGTGGGCGCCGCCCGGGGAGAGAACGCCGTGCCGAACGAGGACCTCGTCGGCCCGATCGATTCCAGTGACGAGTGGATCCGCCAGCGCACGGGGATCATCACCCGCGCCCGTGCGGTGCCGGAGACCACGGTGATCGAGCTCTCCACCGACGCTGCGGCCGAAGCCGTGCAGCGCTCCGGGGTCGACCCGGCTGAGATCGATCTGGTCATCGTCGCGACGATCAGCAACCCCAAGCAGACCCCCTCGGTTGCGGCCATCGTCGCGGACCGCATCGGCGCCAACCCGGCCGCTGCATACGACATGAACGCCGCGTGCGCCGGATACGCCTACGCCGTCGCGCAGGCTGATGCGCTCATCCGCGCAGGTGCGGCCCGCCACGCAGTGGTCGTCGGCGCAGAGAAGCTCTCCGACGTCGTCGATCCCACCGATCGCAGCATCTCGTTCCTGCTCGGCGATGGCGCGGGCGCCGTCGTGGTCGGTCCGAGCGAGACACCGGGCATCTCCGCCACCGTGTGGGGCTCCGACGGCTCGAAGGCCGACCTGGTCGGGATGAACCACACGCTCGTCGACTTCCGCGACGGCAAGGCGCCATGGCCGACCCTGCGCCAGGAGGGTCCGCGCGTGTTCCGCTGGGCCGTCTGGGACATGGCGAAGGTCGCACGCGAAGCGCTCGAGAAGGCCGGCATCGAGGCATCCGATCTCGCCGCCTTCATCCCGCACCAGGCGAACATGCGCATCATCGAGGAGTTTGCCAAGCAGCTGAAGCTCCCCGAGACGACCGTCATCGCCCGCGACATCGAGACCACAGGCAACACGTCGGCCGCCTCGATCCCGCTCGCCACCCACCGCCTGCTCGAAGAGCACCCCGAGCTCAGTGGTGGTCTGGCGCTGCAGATCGGCTTCGGGGCGGGGCTCGTCTTCGGCGCGCAGGTGGTGGTGCTCCCCTGA